The window AGCAGGCCCTGGGCGGCCAGCATGAGCGCGCGTGCGGCGCTGGCGGTGAGGTGCATAGCGGTGCTCTTCTAGGTTAGGAAGGATGTCGGCCTAGTATACCAGAACATCCGTGCGTGGCCATGCGACTTTTTGCCTAATGCCGAGGTGTTTTCCCACAAGGGGATGGTTTTACCACGAAGACGCGAAGACATGAAGGGAGGAAAGGGGATGGGGTCGGGCTGGCCGGGCAATGCTTGGAGCGTTGCCCGGTCGGCCTGACCGGCCGCGGCCTCGATGATGATGGTTCCGCGTGTTTGGTGGGTGGATGCTCTGCGCGGGCGGCGGCTAGGGGCCAGCCCCTAGCAACCCCGCGAGGGGGCGATGCCCCCTTCGAAACCCCCAATTTGAGGCATTCCTATGCCGAAATATGGCGGCTGATGTTCGTGCATATGGCCATCAAAACATGAGCGGCACCTTCGCCGCATGGGCCGAGTGAGTGGGGCTGGCGATTCGCTCTTTTTTTCTTGACTCTTGGTGCCTTGGCGTCTTGGTGGTAAACGGTTTTCTCCTCTTTGCGCCTTGGCGTCTTCGTGGTGAATCGGTTTCCTCTACCGCGCGGCGAAGGCGATGCGCTGGTCGATGCGGCGGGTCAGGCGGTAGGCCACGGGGCGGAAGCCCAGGTGCGGCCACACCCGCGAGGAGAGCAGGTTGGTGCTGCGCCAGTCGGTGGCGCAGGTGGTGATGCCCTGGGCGGCGGCCTCGCGCAGCGCGTGGGAGAGCAGCGCGCCGCTGATGCCGCGCCCGCGGTGGCTGGCGGTCACGCCGCCGATCGACAGCTCGGTGCAGCCCGCCGGGTAGAGCAGCTTGTCGGGCGCCTCCTCCGCCGCGCAGAACTCCTGCACGCCCACCGGCTGGTCGCCGTCGAAGGCCAGCCAGAGCGTGACCTCGGGGTCGTCGACCTCGGCACCGTAGAGCGGGGGCAGCTCGGCGGCGCGCTCGGGCGCGGTGAAGGCCCAGCAGGGCGACTGCACCTGCTGCCGCCAGATCAGGTCGGAGAAGCCCGCCATGGTCTGGCGGTCGGCGCTGGTGGCGCGGCGGATGGAGATGCCGGGCTGCGGGTCGCGCGGCGCGAGGCTGGCGATGTCGAGCAGGGCGTACATGTGCTCGATGCCGAAGCTGAGCGTAGACCATGTGAACAGCAGGCTGGGGTCGGCTGCGGGGATGGTGGCGAAGTGGGCGTAGCAGCCCTGGTCGACCCAGCCCACGGCTAGGTGGGCGTACATGTCGCGCAGCAGCTCGCTGCCCTGGCCTGGCGCGGTGGCGCTGCCAGCTAGGCGCACCCAGGCCACGCGGCCCCAGGTGGCGTCGAAGATCAGCTCGCTGATCATGTAGCCGCGCAGCTGGCCGCCCGCGAAGGCTGCCACGCCATGGGCGTGGGGGCGCTCCAGCAGCGCGGCCACGGCGGCCTCGGCATGCTGGGGCTGGGCGTACTGCGGGGCGATCATCGGCATGGCCGCGAGGTCGGCGGCGTGGCGGGCGGCCAGCATGGCCCCGGCCTCGGGCAGCATCTCGTGGGTAAACGGTCGAAGCTCCATGGTGGCGTGCCTTTCACTGCGCGCGGGTGACAACAGCGCGTATGGTAGCACCTAGGGGCCGGGGGCAGATCGGGCCAAGGGCCGAGGAAACACTACGGCGGTCGGGCATGTGCGTGCCCGACCGCCGTAGGATGTGCGGGGATGTGCGCTGGGACTAGCCGCCAGCGCCCACGCCCTGGATGCCGCCCTCGGTCATCTTGCGGGCGTCGATCAGCTCGTCCACCTCGGCCTCGCTCAGCAGGCCCTTCTCGACCACCACCTGCTTGATGGTCTTGCCGGTGGCCAGCGACTCCTTGGCCACGGCAGCGCCGTTCAGGTAGCCGATCTTGGGGTTGAGCGCCGTCACCAGGATGGGGTTCTTGGCCAGCCAGCCGGTGGCTTTCTCCTCGTTGGCGGTGATGCCCACGACGCACTTGGTGGTGAAGGCCTTCACCGCGCCGATCAGCACGTGCATCATCTCGAACAGGTTGTGGGCGATGATCGGCATCATCACGTTCAGCTCAAGCTGGCCAGCTTGCACGGCCAGCGCGATCGCGTGGTCGTTGCCCTGCAGGTGGAAGCAGGCCTGGTTCAGCATCTCGGCCAGCACCGGGTTGACCTTGCCGGGCATGATCGAGGAGCCTGGCTGCACGGCGGGCAGGCGGATCTCGTCAAGGCCGGTGGTGGGGCCGGATGAGAGCATGCGGAAGTCGTTGGCCACGCGCACCAGCGTGATGCACAGCGTGCGGATGGAGGCCGAGAAATCTGCCGCGTCGCCCATGTTCTGCATGGACTCGAACAGGTCGCCCGACTCGTGCAGCTCGCTGCCCAGCAGCTCGGAGAGCCGCTTGACCATGCGGCTGTGGTACTCGGTGTGGGCGTTCAGGCCGCTGCCGGTGGCGGTGCCGCCGATGCCGATGCGGCGCAGGCGGTTGGCGGCGGTGTTGATACGCTCGCGGTCGTTGCGCACCGCGCGGGCGTACGCGCCGAACTCCTGGCCCAGGCGCACGGGCACCGCGTCCTGCAGGTGGGTGCGGCCCGACTTCACGATGTGGTCGAACTCCTTGGCCTTCTGCTCAAGGGCGTCGGCCAGGCCGTCGATCGCGGCCAGCAGCTCCTCGATGCGCCAGAGGCAGCCGAGGCGGATGGCGACCGGGATGGTGTCGTTGGTCGACTGGGCCATGTTCACATGGTCGTTGGGGTTGACCGGCTTCTTCGGATCCTCAAGGGCGAACCCGAGGATCTGGTTGGCGCGGTTCGCGATCACCTCGTTCACGTTCATGTTGTGGCTGGTGCCAGCGCCAGCCTGGAACGGGTCGACCACAAAGTGGGCGCTCAGCTTGCCGTCGATCACCTCCTGCGAGGCCTCCACGATGGCCTTGGCCAGCTTCTCATCCAGCAGGCCCAGGTCGAGGTTGACCTCGGCTGCGGCGCGCTTGATCGTGGCCATCGACCACACGAACGCCGGGTAGGGCTTCATCCCGCTGATCGGGAAGTTCTCGACAGCACGCTGGGTCTGGGCACCATAGAGCGCATCGGAAGGCACGCGTACCTCACCGAGCGAGTCTTTCTCAATACGATATTCCTGCGTCATCGCACAGTATCCTCCATACAAGGGCACGTTGCAGTACGGTTTCAATAGTAGCATGATTTTTGCAGAAGGCTAGAGCGTAGCGGTTATGGCTTGTTCTCCCTTTGATGATGTTCCTTGACGATTCGCGCGCGGGCGTGGCGGTGGGTGAAGATCGCTTGCTGGGGGTATTTTTGCTCTTGGAGTGCGGGCGGTGATCGTGCGCGCGTTCGGCGCTGTGCGCTATGATAGAGTGGTTTATCGTGCGGTTGGCGGCGGCAAGGGGGGGAAGATGATCGTTGGTGGCAATTGTGGCGCTCGCGCCGCGCTTGCTTGTATTTCTGCACCGCCTATAGATAGAGAAGCATCGTTGGGCGACGGATGCTTGGCACACAAAGGCGGGCGCACCACATGTGCGCCCGCCTTTCGGTTCGTTGTGGGTTGGGTCGCTAGTCGGCAGCGCCGCGCGGGGCGGGGGTGGCCGTCTCGATCGCGGCCTCGGGGGTGTCGCGCTTCGACTGCCAGATCGCCCAGGCCAGCGCCAGCGTGCACAGCACCATGCCCACGATCACGCCCGCGCCCAGGCCCTGGCCAGGCCGCACCACGTTCACGATGATCGGCGCGATGATCAGCGACACCAGGTTGATCACCTTGATCATCGGGTTGAGCGCCGGGCCTGCGGTGTCCTTCAGCGGGTCGCCCACGGTGTCGCCCACCACGGCGGCTTTGTGCGGCTCGGAGTGCTTGCCGCCGTAGTTGCCATCTTCGATGTACTTCTTGGCGTTGTCCCACGCGCCGCCCGCGTTGGACTGGAACACCGCCATCAGCTGCCCGGCCAGAATGATGCCCGCCAGGAAGCCGCCCAGCGCCTCCACGCCCAGCAGGAAGCCCACCAGAATGGGCACCAGCACCGCGATCAGGCCCAGGCTGATCAGCTCCTTCTGCGCCGCCGTGGTCGAGATCGCCACCGCGCGGGCGTAGTCGGGCAGCACGTTGCCCTCCATCACGCCGGGGATGCGGAACTGCCGTCGCACCTCATTCACGATCTGGCCGGCGGCGCGCGCCACCGCCCGGATGGTGAGCGACGAGAACAGGAAGGGCACCGCGCCGCCGATGAGCAGGCCGATGAACACCAGCGGCGAGGCCACGTTGATGCCGCTCAGCACGGTGACGCCCGCCACGCCCTGCTCGATCAGCTGCTGCTGCACCTTGCCGGTGTCGGTCAGGAACGAGCCGAACAGCGCCACCGCCGCGATCACCGCCGAGCCGATCGCGATGCCTTTGGTCACGGCCTTGGTGGTGTTGCCCACCGCATCTAGGTCATCCATCACGTTGCGGGCGTTCTTGTCCAGCCCAGACATCTCGCCGATGCCGTTGGCGTTGTCCGAGATCGGGCCGAACGAGTCCATCGAGATGGTATTGCCGGTGAGCGTCAGCATGCCGATGCCGGTGAGCGAGACGCCGTAGAGGATGGATGTGAACTGCAGTGTCGGGTCGGCGATGCCGCCGTAGATCAGCACTGAGGCCAGGATGGAGATGGCGATCACCACCACGGCCCACACGCTCGACTCCAGGCCCAGCGAGAGTCCGCCCAGGATGTTGGTGGCCGAGCCGGTCTGCGAGGCCTTGGCGATGTCCTTCACCGGGCTGAAGTGCGTGGATGTGAAGTACTCGGTCACTTTGTCCAGCACGATCGCCAGCAGGATGCCGGTGATGGTGGCCAGGAAGGGCCGCCAGTCGCCCTGCATGTAGAAGAACGAGACCACCGCGAAGCCGATCACGGCCACGATCGCGGCCAGGTAGAAGCCGCGGTTCATGGCTGCCATGGCGTTGCGGCGGCGGTCGTCGGTGCGCACAACCATGTTGCCGATCACCGAGGCCACCACGCCGATGCCGCGCAGGATGAGCGGGAAGATCACGAAGCGCATGTCGTACTGGCCGTCGAACATGCTGCCCAGCGCGGCGTCGCCCAGCACCAGGCCCAGGATCAGCGCCGAGACGATCGTCACCTCGAAGCTCTCGAACACGTCGGCGGCCATACCGGCGCAGTCGCCCACGTTGTCGCCCACTAGGTCGGCGATCACCGCCGCGTTGCGCGGGTCGTCCTCGGGGATGCCCGCCTCGACCTTGCCCACCAGGTCGGCCCCCACGTCGGCGGCCTTGGTGTAGATGCCGCCGCCCACGCGCATGAACAGCGCGATCAGGCTGCCGCCGAAGCCGAAGCCCAGCAGCGCATCGGGCGCGGCGATGCCGAAGAACAGGAAGATCAGCGTGCCGCCCAGCAGGCCCAGGCCCACCGTGAGCATGCCGGTGACGGTGCCCGAGCGGTAGGCCACCTGCATGGCGGCGTTATAGCCCTTGCGTGCGGCGGCGGCCACGCGCACGTTGGCCTCGACCGCCACGTTCATGCCCACGAAGCCCACCGCGTAGGAGAACAGCGAGCCCATCAGGAACGCCAGCGCGCGCCCGATGGCCACGGCCATAGTCGCGCCAGCGCCGAACAGCTCCTCGGCCTCGCGCGTGGGCGGGATGATCGCCACGCTGGCCCCCAGCACCACCGTCAGCACCACGATCAGGATGCTGATGGTGCGGAACTGGCGGCTCAGGTAGGCGTTTGCGCCCTGCTTGATGAAGCCCCAGACCTCCTGCATGCGCGGCGTGCCCTTGTCCTGCTGCAGGATCTGCGAGCGCAGCAGGAAGGCGTAGGCGATCCCCAAGATTGAAATAGCGAGCACGGCCCAGACCGCGCTCTGCTCGAATGAGCTCAGCCCATTAAGTCCGTTTAGCCCTAGCATGGCTATCTCCTTTTCACCACCGAAGGCGCACTTGCGTGATCGACGCTGATCCGACACCCTAGGCCATGGCAGGAATCATGCCCGCCACCCCGCCGACGGGTCCGCCCTGCCGCGCGTGCTGATCGCTCAGCCGCGCTGCGCCCCTACATACACACGCGCCGTGTATGCCTCCTTGTCCACCAGATGTAGTTGCCAAACGTGTGATCGTTGGGCGCTCTGGCCGCATTCTAACATATGGGGTTTGGCGCTGTAAAGCGTTTCCTCCTCTCTTGCGGCCTTGGCCCGGCCCCGCGCAGGCATTGGTCCTACCTGCGACTCATCCTCTTGGCGGCCTGCATCCTTCTTGCGATGGATCTCACGATAGGGCTTGATGCCGATGCTGAATCTGCGGCCCAACGTTATGATAGCCCCACACAAGTCGGTGATCGCGGTGGCACCGCAGCGCTTGACGACACGGCGCTTTTTCCCCTCTGCCGCGCCTCATTTCTACCCCTAACGGCTGCTCTTACAGCGGAGCAGCCGTTTCTTCATGCTGCTAGATCTGGCTGGGCGGGGTGTTGCCCGCCTCCACGATCG is drawn from Chloroflexia bacterium SDU3-3 and contains these coding sequences:
- a CDS encoding sodium-translocating pyrophosphatase, which encodes MLGLNGLNGLSSFEQSAVWAVLAISILGIAYAFLLRSQILQQDKGTPRMQEVWGFIKQGANAYLSRQFRTISILIVVLTVVLGASVAIIPPTREAEELFGAGATMAVAIGRALAFLMGSLFSYAVGFVGMNVAVEANVRVAAAARKGYNAAMQVAYRSGTVTGMLTVGLGLLGGTLIFLFFGIAAPDALLGFGFGGSLIALFMRVGGGIYTKAADVGADLVGKVEAGIPEDDPRNAAVIADLVGDNVGDCAGMAADVFESFEVTIVSALILGLVLGDAALGSMFDGQYDMRFVIFPLILRGIGVVASVIGNMVVRTDDRRRNAMAAMNRGFYLAAIVAVIGFAVVSFFYMQGDWRPFLATITGILLAIVLDKVTEYFTSTHFSPVKDIAKASQTGSATNILGGLSLGLESSVWAVVVIAISILASVLIYGGIADPTLQFTSILYGVSLTGIGMLTLTGNTISMDSFGPISDNANGIGEMSGLDKNARNVMDDLDAVGNTTKAVTKGIAIGSAVIAAVALFGSFLTDTGKVQQQLIEQGVAGVTVLSGINVASPLVFIGLLIGGAVPFLFSSLTIRAVARAAGQIVNEVRRQFRIPGVMEGNVLPDYARAVAISTTAAQKELISLGLIAVLVPILVGFLLGVEALGGFLAGIILAGQLMAVFQSNAGGAWDNAKKYIEDGNYGGKHSEPHKAAVVGDTVGDPLKDTAGPALNPMIKVINLVSLIIAPIIVNVVRPGQGLGAGVIVGMVLCTLALAWAIWQSKRDTPEAAIETATPAPRGAAD
- a CDS encoding GNAT family N-acetyltransferase, with product MELRPFTHEMLPEAGAMLAARHAADLAAMPMIAPQYAQPQHAEAAVAALLERPHAHGVAAFAGGQLRGYMISELIFDATWGRVAWVRLAGSATAPGQGSELLRDMYAHLAVGWVDQGCYAHFATIPAADPSLLFTWSTLSFGIEHMYALLDIASLAPRDPQPGISIRRATSADRQTMAGFSDLIWRQQVQSPCWAFTAPERAAELPPLYGAEVDDPEVTLWLAFDGDQPVGVQEFCAAEEAPDKLLYPAGCTELSIGGVTASHRGRGISGALLSHALREAAAQGITTCATDWRSTNLLSSRVWPHLGFRPVAYRLTRRIDQRIAFAAR
- a CDS encoding aspartate ammonia-lyase — protein: MTQEYRIEKDSLGEVRVPSDALYGAQTQRAVENFPISGMKPYPAFVWSMATIKRAAAEVNLDLGLLDEKLAKAIVEASQEVIDGKLSAHFVVDPFQAGAGTSHNMNVNEVIANRANQILGFALEDPKKPVNPNDHVNMAQSTNDTIPVAIRLGCLWRIEELLAAIDGLADALEQKAKEFDHIVKSGRTHLQDAVPVRLGQEFGAYARAVRNDRERINTAANRLRRIGIGGTATGSGLNAHTEYHSRMVKRLSELLGSELHESGDLFESMQNMGDAADFSASIRTLCITLVRVANDFRMLSSGPTTGLDEIRLPAVQPGSSIMPGKVNPVLAEMLNQACFHLQGNDHAIALAVQAGQLELNVMMPIIAHNLFEMMHVLIGAVKAFTTKCVVGITANEEKATGWLAKNPILVTALNPKIGYLNGAAVAKESLATGKTIKQVVVEKGLLSEAEVDELIDARKMTEGGIQGVGAGG